Proteins co-encoded in one Pseudopipra pipra isolate bDixPip1 chromosome 12, bDixPip1.hap1, whole genome shotgun sequence genomic window:
- the LOC135420744 gene encoding cytochrome P450 1A5-like — protein sequence MMKAAMLPVGSQGAISATEVLLVAAVFCLVFLLLQSLQQHIPKGLKSPPGPRGYPILGNVLDLRKDTHLALTKLSQKYGDVMEIKIGMRPVLVLSGLETIKQALVKQGEDFQGRPDLHSFRYVADGQSMAFSPDSGEVWKARRKLAQNALKTFSIAPSPTSSSTCLLEEHVSKEAEYLVTKFLQLMKEEKSFEFNQYLVVSVANVVCAMCFGKRYEHNDQELLSVVNSAEQFNNVAGAGYPADFIPLLRYLPSRSMKAFIDFNKSFLSFLQKIVKQHYETYDENNIRDITDSLIGQCLEKKVETNTATQIPKEKIVNLVNDIFGAGFDTVTTALSWSLLYLVKYPDIQKRIQKELDQTIGRERRPRLSDRPTLPYTEAFILEVFRHSSFLPFTIPHSTTKDTVLNGYYIPKDRCVFINQWQVNHDEKLWKDPEIFNPERFLSADGTKVNKEEGEKVLVFGLGKRRCPGETIARWEVFLFLSTLLQQLEFSVCDGKKVDMTPIFGLSLKHKRCEYFQVKQRFPMKSRN from the exons ATGATGAAGGCTGCGATGTTGCCGGTGGGGAGCCAAGGTGCCATCTCAGCCACTGAGGTGCTCCTCGTGGCTGCTGTCTTCTGCCTGGTCTTCCTGCTCCTGCAatccctccagcagcacataCCCAAGGGGCTGAAGAGCCCACCGGGACCCAGGGGCTATCCCATCCTTGGGAATGTGCTGGATCTGCGGAAGGACACACATCTGGCCCTGACCAAGCTGAGCCAGAAGTACGGGGACGTGATGGAGATCAAGATTGGCATGCGGCCCGTGCTGGTGCTGAGTGGGCTGGAGACCATCAAGCAAGCCCTGGTGAAGCAAGGAGAGGACTTCCAGGGGCGCCCCGACCTCCACAGCTTCCGCTATGTTGCAGATGGGCAGAGCATGGCCTTCAGCCCCGACTCTGGGGAGGTGTGGAAAGCCCGCAGGAAGCTGGCCCAGAATGCCCTGAAGACCTTCTCCATTGCCCCCAGCCCCACGTCCTCCTCCACCTGCCTGCTGGAGGAGCATGTCTCCAAGGAGGCTGAGTACCTGGTCACCAAGTTCCTGCAGCTGATGAAGGAGGAGAAGAGCTTTGAATTTAACCAGTACCTGGTGGTCTCGGTGGCCAATGTCGTCTGTGCCATGTGCTTTGGCAAGCGCTACGAGCACAATgaccaggagctgctcagcGTGGTGAATTCAGCTGAGCAGTTTAATAACGTGGCTGGTGCTGGATACCCTGCTGACTTCATCCCCCTGCTCCGGTACCTTCCCAGCCGCAGCATGAAGGCATTTATAGATTTCAACAAGTCCTTCCTCAGCTTCCTCCAGAAGATAGTCAAACAACATTACGAGACCTATGATGAG aaCAATATCCGAGACATCACCGACTCCCTCATTGGGCAGTGCCTGGAGAAAAAAGTGGAAACAAACACTGCCACGCAGATCCCTAAGGAGAAGATCGTCAACCTCGTGAATGACATCTTTGGAGCAG GCTTCGACACAGTGACAACTGCCTTATCCTGGAGCCTCTTGTATCTTGTGAAGTACCCTGACATCCAGAAGAGGATCCAGAAAGAACTGG ACCAGACCATCGGCCGGGAGAGGAGACCGCGGCTGTCGGACCGACCCACGCTGCCCTACACAGAGGCCTTTatcctggaggtgttcaggcactcctccttcctgcccttcaCCATCCCACACAG CACAACTAAGGACACGGTGTTGAATGGCTACTACATCCCAAAGGACCGCTGCGTGTTTATCAACCAGTGGCAAGTGAATCATGATGA GAAACTTTGGAAGGATCCAGAAATCTTCAACCCAGAGCGTTTTCTCAGTGCTGATGGAACCAAAGTGAACAAAGAAGAGGGGGAGAAGGTGCTGGTTTTTggcctggggaaaaggaggtgCCCTGGGGAAACCATTGCTAGGTGGGAGGTCTTCTTGTTCCTGTCCaccttgctccagcagctggagttTAGTGTCTGCGATGGCAAGAAGGTGGACATGACTCCAATTTTTGGATTGAGCCTGAAGCACAAAAGGTGTGAGTACTTCCAGGTCAAGCAGCGCTTCCCCATGAAGAGCAGAAACTGA
- the CSK gene encoding tyrosine-protein kinase CSK — MSGMQAVWPSGTECIAKYNFHGTAEQDLPFSKGDVLTIVAVTKDPNWYKAKNKVGREGIIPANYVQKREGVKAGIKLSLMPWFHGKITREQAERLLYPPETGLFLVRESTNYPGDYTLCVSCEGKVEHYRIIYSSSKLSIDEEVYFENLMQLVEHYTTDADGLCTRLIKPKVMEGTVAAQDEFSRSGWALNMKDLKLLQIIGKGEFGDVMLGDYRGNKVAVKCIKNDATAQAFLAEASVMTQLRHSNLVQLLGVIVEEKSGLYIVTEYMAKGSLVDYLRSRGRSVLGADCLLKFSLDVCEAMEYLEANNFVHRDLAARNVLVSEDNIAKVSDFGLTKEASSTQDTGKLPVKWTAPEALREKKFSTKSDVWSFGILLWEIYSFGRVPYPRIPLKDVVPRVEKGYKMDAPDGCPAVVYEVMKKCWTLDPGHRPSFHQLREQLVHIKEKELYL; from the exons ATGTCAGGGATGCAG GCTGTTTGGCCGTCCGGTACAGAATGTATCGCCAAGTACAACTTCCACGGTACCGCTgagcaggacctgcccttcaGCAAAGGAGATGTCCTTACCATTGTTGCTGTCACCAAG gATCCCAACTGGTACAAGGCAAAGAACAAGGTGGGCCGGGAGGGCATCATCCCTGCTAACTATGTCCAGAAGCGGGAAGGAGTGAAAGCTGGGATCAAGCTCAGCCTCATGCC GTGGTTTCATGGGAAGATCACGCGGGAGCAGGCAGAGCGGCTGCTGTACCCTCCCGAGACGGGGCTTTTCCTGGTGCGGGAGAGCACCAACTATCCCGGGGACTACACTCTGTGTGTGAGCTGTGAGGGGAAGGTGGAGCACTACCGCATCATCTACTCCTCCAGCAAGCTGAGCATCGATGAGGAGGTCTACTTTGAGAATCTCATGCAGCTGGTGGAG caTTACACCACAGACGCAGACGGGCTCTGCACCCGCCTCATCAAACCGAAGGTGATGGAGGGGACGGTGGCAGCGCAGGACGAGTTCTCTCGCA GTGGCTGGGCCCTCAACATGAAGGACCTCAAGTTGCTACAGATCATTGGCAAAGGGGAATTTGGAG ACGTGATGCTGGGGGATTACCGGGGGAACAAAGTCGCCGTGAAGTGCATTAAAAACGACGCCACAGCGCAGGCCTTTCTGGCAGAGGCATCTGTCATGAC GCAGCTCCGACACAGCAACCtggtgcagctcctgggggtgATTGTGGAGGAGAAAAGTGGCCTTTACATCGTCACCGAGTACATGGCCAAG GGCAGCCTAGTAGACTACCTGCGGTCACGTGGGCGGTCAGTCCTCGGGGCAGACTGCCTGCTGAAATTCTCCTT AGATGTCTGTGAAGCCATGGAGTACCTGGAAGCCAACAACTTTGTCCACCGCGACCTAGCAGCGAGGAACGTGCTGGTCTCGGAGGACAACATCGCAAAGGTCAGCGATTTCGGGCTGACCAAGGAAGCCTCCTCCACACAGGACACGGGGAAGCTGCCAGTCAAGTGGACAGCGCCAGAAGCACTTAGAGAAAAG aAATTCTCCACCAAGTCAGACGTGTGGAGCTTTGGGATCCTCCTCTGGGAAATCTACTCCTTCGGGCGAGTGCCTTATCCGAGAATT CCCCTGAAGGACGTGGTGCCCCGCGTGGAGAAGGGCTATAAGATGGATGCTCCGGACGGTTGTCCGGCCGTCGTCTACGAGGTGATGAAGAAGTGCTGGACCCTGGACCCTGGCCACCGGCCATCCTTCCACCAGCTCCGTGAACAGCTAGTGCATATCAAAGAGAAGGAGCTCTACCTGTGA